Proteins encoded within one genomic window of Trichoderma asperellum chromosome 2, complete sequence:
- a CDS encoding uncharacterized protein (EggNog:ENOG41), which produces MPSLLVPDIDPPALVVVTGANGFIAQHCVAALLAAGFQVVGTVRSAAKVETVIRTHHAHPKLQVVVIEDLTDVQKYLEILEPLSPTAIFHIAGPFHYNAKNFEQEMMIPAVKGSIAVLEVAAKIKSIRRVVHTNSFASIYDAAAGPSPGKIYTSQDWSPLEYEDGVKANNAPTAYRASKAAAEKAAWKFMEEKRLGFDLVSLCPAMVFGPFLPAAEPMSIAGVNTSNLLLWAAISAGRDFAVPPTKGPIWVDVRDVADAHVKALRGVGLGGGRYLLASGVYCNQELADISRRMFPKYGDRIPIGEPGKRESHTHFGISTEKTDNHLGMKWRSLEDSLADAVPQLFEIERNQA; this is translated from the coding sequence ATGCCTTCATTATTAGTACCAGATATTGACCCCCCAGCGCTGGTTGTCGTCACAGGCGCCAACGGATTCATTGCACAGCATTGCGTCGCTGCATTACTAGCAGCTGGTTTTCAGGTTGTTGGAACAGTCAGGAGTGCCGCCAAAGTCGAGACTGTAATAAGGACACATCATGCACACCCTAAATTGCAAGTCGTTGTCATCGAAGACCTTACCGACGTCCAAAAATATCTCGAGATTCTTGAACCTCTATCACCAACTGCGATTTTTCACATTGCTGGGCCATTTCACTACAACGCGAAAAACTTTGAGCAAGAGATGATGATCCCCGCGGTAAAGGGATCGATAGCCGTCCTAGAGGTGGCAGCAAAGATTAAAAGCATCCGGCGAGTCGTTCATACAAACAGTTTTGCGTCAATATACGACGCTGCAGCCGGTCCAAGTCCAGGAAAAATCTACACATCTCAGGACTGGAGTCCGCTGGAATACGAAGACGGGGTAAAAGCCAACAACGCGCCCACGGCGTATCGAGCAAGCAAGGCGGCAGCCGAAAAGGCAGCGTGGAAATttatggaggagaagaggctcgGATTCGATCTTGTTAGCTTGTGTCCTGCCATGGTGTttggcccttttcttccagcGGCTGAGCCAATGAGCATTGCCGGCGTCAACACAAGCAATCTCTTGCTCTGGGCTGCCATCTCCGCTGGTCGAGACTTCGCTGTGCCGCCAACAAAGGGTCCTATCTGGGTTGATGTGCGTGACGTCGCAGATGCTCACGTCAAAGCTCTCCGAGGGGTAGGACTTGGTGGCGGCCGCTACCTCCTAGCCTCTGGTGTTTACTGCAACCAGGAGCTCGCAGACATAAGCAGACGAATGTTTCCAAAATACGGAGATAGAATCCCGATTGGCGAGCCTGGCAAACGGGAGTCCCACACGCATTTTGGCATCAGCACAGAAAAGACGGACAATCATCTGGGGATGAAATGGAGGAGCCTAGAGGATAGCCTGGCTGACGCCGTGCCTCAACTGTTCGAGATTGAGCGGAATCAGGCTTAG
- a CDS encoding uncharacterized protein (MEROPS:MER0034548~EggNog:ENOG41~CAZy:CE10), which produces MSADTKHESLQPLHPSMEGKLDPAFEKLYNENVAHRPLKPIDLQELRATYSVLYSYGMAPAPDVGRIYNDVVPLADGTQLPVRVYQPETPGPWPVHIDFHGGGWGLGDLETEAHICKHYCKKANVAVIDVAYRLVPEVPFPTAIIDSFAAVEYIHRQGAQKFNIRPDSISVGGVSAGGCISLAMAHLARDAAIPLRLVAVGTPVIDDLSQYASASDSPWPSMRENEFAPTLNWARLAWFDKLKMSSLPTEPEAHEAAKERIGWFANLLKAPNFKDLPHTLIYTAGADPLRDEGERYAQLLIEHGVEVTQRRFPGVPHPFMHMDKTLWQARDFIDGTARAIRIAHGDS; this is translated from the coding sequence ATGTCGGCTGACACAAAGCACGAGTCTCTCCAACCCCTCCATCCGTCCATGGAGGGCAAACTTGATCCCGCCTTCGAGAAGCTCTACAACGAAAACGTTGCCCACAGGCCGCTGAAGCCAATCGACCTCCAGGAGCTGCGTGCCACCTACTCGGTTCTCTACAGCTATGGCATGGCTCCCGCGCCGGACGTTGGGCGCATCTACAACGATGTGGTGCCACTGGCCGATGGCACGCAGCTTCCAGTGCGTGTCTACCAACCGGAGACTCCAGGACCGTGGCCAGTGCACATAGACTTccacggcggcggctggggcCTGGGTGACCTCGAGACGGAGGCTCATATCTGCAAGCACTACTGCAAAAAGGCGAACGTGGCTGTCATCGACGTCGCCTACCGCCTAGTGCCCGAGGTGCCCTTCCCTACGGCCATCATAGACAGCTTCGCTGCGGTCGAGTATATCCACCGCCAGGGCGCACAAAAGTTCAACATCCGCCCAGACAGCATCTCAGTTGGCGGCGTGTCTGCTGGCGGCTGCATCTCTCTGGCAATGGCGCACTTGGCCCGCGACGCTGCCATTCCCCTGCGCCTTGTGGCCGTGGGAACGCCTGTTATTGACGACCTCTCGCAGTACGCCTCGGCTAGTGACTCGCCCTGGCCATCGATGCGCGAAAACGAGTTTGCACCGACGCTCAATTGGGCACGGCTGGCCTGGTTCGACAAGCTTAAGATGTCTTCATTGCCCACGGAGCCCGAGGCGCACGAGGCCGCCAAGGAGCGCATCGGCTGGTTCGCCAACCTTCTCAAGGCGCCCAACTTCAAGGACTTGCCACATACGCTCATCTACACAGCCGGGGCTGATCCTTTGAGGGACGAGGGCGAGAGGTATGCGCAGCTGCTGATCGAGCATGGCGTCGAGGTAACGCAGCGGCGCTTCCCCGGAGTTCCGCACCCGTTTATGCACATGGACAAGACACTGTGGCAGGCGAGGGACTTCATTGATGGAACAGCAAGGGCGATTCGGATAGCGCATGGTGACTCGTGA
- a CDS encoding uncharacterized protein (EggNog:ENOG41), giving the protein MTVNDKPVLIIGAGVVGLTLAHGLKKANIPFEIYERDENIDARGQGWAITLHWVLQYLREVVDEETFAGLDDVQVDPETGRNDTGNFIFINLKTKEPKFYIPPTARRRVNREKLRRLLLKNVAENVHWDKQLTDVQVSDNGVKATFADGSTAEGKMLIGAEGSNSQTRKYLVPEDYQNYLLPVKLVGVSADLTSEQIKPLRQIDPLLFQGCHPETGVFIYVSVLETPEVNGSAGTADEHYRVQIMTSWLAKDHDENIPESNSERITMIKRLVTGFHPDLYNIIQAIPDTSPTLHLVLQDWPCREWDNYDGRVTLAGDAAHAMVMYRGEAGNHGILDAWHLLRQIKAVHTGEKTRSEAIDTYEKEMKERAAPAVLLSRQACLDAHDFHGLNENSAVLKKRAINAART; this is encoded by the exons ATGACGGTCAACGATAAGCCCGTGCTGATCATCGGCGCTGGAGTTGTGGGCTTGACATTGGCACACGGGCTTAAAAAG GCAAACATTCCCTTCGAAATTTACGAGCGAGACGAGAATATCGATGCCCGAGGACAGGGCTGGGCTATTACTCTACACTGGGTGCTGCAATACCTCCGAGAGGTAGTTGACGAAGAAACATTTGCTGGCTTAGATGACGTCCAAGTCGATCCAGAGACTGGTCGTAACGACACGGGcaacttcatcttcatcaacctCAAGACAAAAGAACCCAAATTCTACATCCCTCCTACCGCGCGCCGTCGAGTAAACCGCGAGAAGTTGCGCCGGCTTCTACTTAAGAATGTCGCAGAAAACGTTCACTGGGACAAGCAATTGACAGATGTCCAAGTCTCTGACAATGGCGTCAAGGCCACTTTCGCAGATGGAAGCACGGCTGAGGGGAAGATGCTCATTGGCGCTGAAGGCAGCAATTCGCAGACAAGGAAATATCTTGTGCCAGAAGACTACCAGAATTACTTGCTACCCGTGAAGTTGGTCGGTGTCTCTGCGGACTTGACGTCTGAGCAGATCAAGCCGCTGCGACAGATTGATCCGCTGCTTTTCCAAGGCTGCCACCCAGAGACTGGTGTCTTCATTTATGTCTCCGTGCTAGAGACGCCAGAGGTGAATGGCAGTGCTGGAACTGCAGACGAACACTATCGCGTGCAAATCATGACCTCATGGCTCGCCAAAGATCACGACGAGAATATCCCCGAGTCAAACTCCGAGCGCATCACCATGATTAAGCGCCTGGTTACCGGCTTCCACCCCGACTTGTACAACATCATACAGGCCATTCCCGATACTTCGCCCACTCTACACCTTGTCTTGCAAGACTGGCCCTGTCGAGAGTGGGACAACTATGACGGCCGAGTGACTCTGGCTGGCGACGCTGCGCACGCCATGGTCATGTACCGTGGCGAGGCGGGCAACCACGGTATTCTCGACGCTTGGCATTTACTGCGCCAGATCAAGGCAGTTCATACTGGCGAGAAGACTCGGTCCGAGGCCATAGACACGtacgagaaggagatgaaggagagagCTGCACCGGCTGTCTTGCTGAGCCGCCAGGCGTGCTTGGATGCGCATGACTTTCACGGCTTGAATGAGAATTCGGCAGTTCTCAAGAAGAGGGCGATTAACGCTGCCAGAACATGA
- a CDS encoding uncharacterized protein (EggNog:ENOG41), with amino-acid sequence MKEKSEVIQEFRELVNMSAKELKEWLKGDESEGAGWPKDDASGESVGHDSGRQIVDILEANSEKDPEKYTDDHVSHMRKVVAYIKRHLAQEEKANSKKPVEEVKKTKSYASLKNWGHDTIKKREANGGGAEADAEGEEQEEETAEEEKAGEKRKAPDDQSGTSKKRETEDGAAAVDNGDEEKDEQADVEEEKDSKKGEHPNGKEGGNEKEAKGPEKGDTVSWNWGQGQPEGTVKEVNPGEATIETKKGNEVSRKGKEEDPAVVIDTGKSDAVKLAHELNETKD; translated from the exons atgaaggaaaagagtGAAGTCATCCAGGAGTTCAGGGAACTCGTTAACATGTCGGCGAAGGAATTGAAGGAGTGGCTGAAAGGCGATGAGTCTGAAGGCGCAGGATGGCCCAAGGACGATGCGAGCGGCGAGTCTGTTGGCCACGATAGCGGTCGACAGATTGTCGATATCCTAGAGGCCAACTCGGAGAAGGACCCGGAAAAGTACACAGATGATCATGTCAGCCACATGAGAAAGGTTGTAGCCTACAT CAAACGGCACTTGgctcaagaagaaaaggcgaACAGTAAAAAACCCGTCGAGGAGGTCAAAAAGACCAAGTCATACGCATCGCTCAAGAACTGGGGCCATGATACTATCAAGAAGCGTGAAGCAAACGGAGGTGGCGCGGAAGCAGATGCCGAAGGcgaagagcaagaggaagaaacggcagaggaagaaaaggcaggAGAAAAACGAAAAGCTCCAGATGACCAGTCTGGgacaagcaagaagagagaaacagagGATGGTGCTGCGGCAGTAGAcaatggtgatgaagagaaggatgagCAGGCTGacgtggaggaggagaaggattcAAAGAAAGGAGAGCATCCGAATGGAAAAGAGGGTGGAAAcgaaaaagaggcaaagggTCCTGAGAAGGGAGATACTGTGAGCTGGAATTGGGGCCAAGGTCAACCGGAAGGGACGGTCAAAGAGGTGAACCCTGGAGA GGCAACTATtgaaacaaagaaaggaaacgAAGTCTCGCGCaagggaaaggaagaggacCCTGCCGTTGTAATTGATACAGGAAAATCGGACGCGGTTAAACTGGCCCACGAACTGAACGAGACGAAGGATTAG
- a CDS encoding uncharacterized protein (EggNog:ENOG41~TransMembrane:12 (i35-52o72-90i111-130o136-155i167-186o198-220i268-293o305-325i332-352o358-378i390-407o419-439i)), whose product MDEKLASPVSSSHSASSLDDPAAKVQELKRIYRKIDLNIVPLMFFCYFLQFLDKVLVNYANIMGISKALHFVGNDFSWMATAFFIGYAVAEFPQGYLIQKFPVSKVLGFNVLLWGIVVCCTAATQTFAGVAAVRTLLGMFEAVITPALVMITSQWYTRKQATLRTGIWYCGLGAGQIMGGLISWAAQHGSTTSSFQSWRIMFVSVGVFNLFVAVAVILLMPNSITSAKFLTEEEKALVEEVLARDQAGSGKKVFHVSGIWDALKDLQVWLLFVNTILIVIPSGIITTFSATIINSIFLTPMKSALLNMPSGAISIFATLAGSYAIYFNLPRWLSIIALLIPTIIGAALMSFAKSKGGALAGVYLINFDVAPLALIYALVGANTQGYTKKVTVNAIIAIAFSIANIIGPQTFQVKDAPKYLPAKITVLAVAAASIVVTILQRVLYGMRNAKTAAARQAEVEAINRGEIDPKAVDDEQTDMTNPTFQYVY is encoded by the coding sequence ATGGATGAAAAGCTTGCTTCGCCAGTGAGCTCGAGCCACTCGGCCTCGTCATTGGACGATCCCGCGGCCAAGGTGCAGGAGCTCAAGCGCATCTACCGAAAGATCGACTTGAACATTGTGCCGCTCATGTTCTTTTGCTACTTCCTGCAGTTCCTCGACAAAGTTCTCGTCAACTACGCCAACATCATGGGCATCTCCAAGGCCCTTCACTTTGTCGGAAACGATTTCTCCTGGATGGCTACTGCCTTCTTCATTGGCTACGCCGTCGCCGAGTTCCCCCAGGGCTACTTGATCCAGAAGTTTCCTGTTTCCAAGGTGCTGGGATTCAACGTCCTGCTCTGGGGTATCGTTGTTTGCTGCACCGCTGCGACGCAGACCTTTGCCGGCGTCGCTGCGGTCAGGACGCTGCTGGGTATGTTCGAGGCCGTCATCACCCCGGCCTTGGTCATGATTACGTCTCAGTGGTATACTAGAAAGCAGGCCACTCTACGCACGGGTATCTGGTACTGCGGACTGGGGGCTGGGCAGATTATGGGAGGATTGATCTCCTGGGCGGCTCAGCACGGCTCAACGACGTCTTCATTCCAGAGCTGGCGCATCATGTTTGTCTCTGTTGGCGTTTTCAACCTcttcgtcgccgtcgccgtcatcTTGCTCATGCCAAACAGCATCACCTCAGCCAAGTTCTTGACcgaggaggaaaaggctcTTGTCGAGGAAGTATTGGCCCGAGACCAGGCTGGATCTGGTAAGAAGGTTTTCCATGTGTCCGGAATCTGGGATGCCCTCAAGGATCTCCAGGTGTGGCTGTTGTTTGTCAACACCATTCTTATTGTGATCCCCTCTGGTATCATTACCACTTTCTCGGCGACCATCATcaactccatcttcctcacgCCCATGAAGTCTGCGCTTCTCAACATGCCTTCTGgtgccatctccatctttgcaACCCTGGCCGGTTCCTATGCGATTTACTTCAACCTACCTCGCTGGTTGAGCATCATTGCACTCCTGATCCCCACCATCATCGGCGCGGCATTGATGTCCTTTGCCAAATCCAAGGGTGGTGCCCTGGCTGGTGTCTACCTCATCAACTTCGACGTGGCCCCTCTGGCTCTCATCTACGCTCTGGTCGGTGCCAATACGCAGGGATACACGAAAAAGGTTACCGTcaatgccatcatcgccattgccttctccatcgccaacatTATCGGCCCACAGACGTTCCAGGTCAAGGATGCCCCCAAGTATCTTCCCGCCAAAATCACCGTTCTTGCCGTCGCCGCCGCATCCATTGTGGTTACGATTCTACAAAGGGTGCTCTACGGTATGCGCAACGCCAagacagctgctgctcgtcaAGCAGAGGTGGAGGCTATCAACCGGGGCGAGATTGATCCCAAGGCGGTGGACGACGAGCAGACTGATATGACAAACCCTACCTTCCAATATGTATACTAA
- a CDS encoding uncharacterized protein (EggNog:ENOG41), with protein sequence MIEPSIRLRRAIYAGDALLVKRILKSHPSLLHNPDTSPVGLSNSNMHLAASLGHKEVCKVLLEAGHEYPCPALNENHQTALMLASGAGHTEVVHLLCENDTDCILRRDVRGRDAVMEASVGGHDTILQLLLTYVPGGPYEAVQRADAEGNTALHYASGNGNLLGLRTLLAAGADVERRNIWNWTPAAYSATVQAEVYLKGLVSEVGRLQQQQQQQQQQQKRKKEVEVAAKKMAVGTVRIVRENSIEDERLYAL encoded by the exons at GATCGAACCTTCGATTCGACTGCGGCGCGCAATCTACGCGGGCGACGCACTGCTCGTGAAGCGCATCCTCAAATCCCACCCATCGCTCCTCCACAATCCCGATACCTCTCCAGTTGGGCTCTCCAACTCCAACATGCACCTTGCCGCCTCGCTCGGCCACAAGGAGGTCTGCAAGGTGCTCCTAGAAGCCGGCCACGAATATCCATGCCCCGCCCTCAACGAGAATCACCAGACGGCACTCATGCTTGCCTCTGGTGCTGGCCACACGGAAGTCGTCCACTTGCTGTGCGAGAACGACACAGATTGCATTCTACGAAGAGACGTCCGCGGCCGAGATGCCGTCATGGAAGCCAGCGTAGGCGGCCACGATACTATACTACAACTGCTGCTAACATATGTCCCCGGAGGACCTTATGAGGCGGTGCAAAGAGCTGATGCGGAAGGAAATACGGCTCTCCACTATGCAAGCGGTAATGGCAACTTGCTAGGCCTGCGGACCTTGCTCGCAGCCGGTGCGGATGTTGAGAGGCGCAACATCTGGAACTGGACGCCGGCCGCGTATAGCGCTACTGTGCAGGCCGAAGTTTACCTGAAAGGCTTGGTTTCTGAGGTGGGAaggctccagcagcagcagcagcagcagcagcagcagcagaaacgcAAGAAGGAGGTCGAGGTAGCCGCCAAGAAGATGGCTGTTGGAACTGTGAGGATAGTGCGAGAGAATAGCATTGAAGACGAACGACTTTACGCCCTCTGA
- a CDS encoding uncharacterized protein (EggNog:ENOG41) yields MVSESRPVCHRCAQIKQACDGSVPCARCLRLSLPCRPRDASGALNQQMGDLPKARIRRVQTGCLMCKRRKKKCDETKPRCGDCRRLCLECAWPPERPKDKLAGVVATMNASAPVSTTAAAATATVVAVSPESAGSRVIPTQDPVLVDAVTDMSTELIIRGGNSPAMSSSSSSSSGDSHYSTDHHFGSLPPASSSGSGFELGLPVDRAAWDVHGSPPVSWQDSITPMSYGSPHSDSHDSLTVSPVSSMSTLSVYNPQSLPQLSSPHDRALLNHYITIVSSLLSRRMSHSNPYNGYLLPIAHSNDLVMHCVLALSANHWRKLQPQLAERGIYHQSKATQSLARLLPHVDKSNADIALVSSLLLCMTELFDGTSEGWQLHLKGAKRLLTALMNQQQGDRIHGHNKFLVRLARFLDSAATTSTCKPPLMGEDAHEAATLDRLTSAPDEEDSAIYGIPKELFHLVDVVNALADKRKTRVDRASEAIFRKEATQIEERINHWSYEYGGLSRAAWTINLANDDVLHATMAYEYAIRLRLHQIVEGYEVNDPRVITNVEGILESVQKIRYGSALEPCLMYPLVMAGGACWTMEQRVVIQDRLLVMERTCGFGYIYNARELVERVWKMRDETDGTGTIVNWARIRYEEMHGLAVF; encoded by the coding sequence ATGGTCTCCGAAAGTCGTCCCGTGTGCCATCGCTGTGCCCAGATCAAGCAGGCCTGCGATGGCAGTGTACCATGTGCGCGGTGCCTGCGTCTGAGTCTACCCTGTCGTCCGCGTGATGCCAGCGGTGCTTTGAACCAACAGATGGGCGACTTGCCCAAGGCGCGAATCCGAAGAGTGCAGACAGGATGCCTCATGTGCAAGCGCCGCAAGAAGAAGTGCGACGAGACAAAACCACGATGCGGAGACTGCAGACGCCTGTGTCTTGAATGCGCATGGCCTCCTGAGCGCCCCAAGGATAAACTTGCTGGCGTGGTCGCAACCATGAATGCCTCGGCACCCGTGTCGAcgacagcggcggcggcgacggccACAGTTGTGGCGGTGTCGCCAGAATCTGCGGGCTCACGAGTTATCCCAACCCAGGACCCTGTTTTGGTTGATGCCGTTACCGATATGTCGACCGAACTTATTATCAGAGGCGGCAACAGCCCGGCCATgagctcttccagcagcagcagtagcggCGACAGCCATTATTCCACGGACCACCACTTTGGCAGCTTACCgcctgcatcatcatcaggcAGTGGATTTGAGCTTGGACTGCCCGTCGATAGGGCAGCCTGGGATGTGCACGGCTCACCCCCGGTGAGTTGGCAGGATTCCATTACGCCAATGAGCTACGGCAGCCCTCACTCAGATTCTCACGATTCTCTAACTGTATCACCCGTATCATCCATGTCAACTCTATCGGTGTATAACCCGCAGTCGTTGCCGCAACTGTCATCACCACACGATAGAGCTTTACTCAACCATTATATAACCATTgtgtcttctctgctctctcgCCGCATGTCACATTCGAATCCCTACAACGGCTATCTGCTGCCTATTGCTCATTCCAACGATCTCGTGATGCACTGTGTGCTGGCTCTTTCGGCCAATCACTGGCGCAAATTGCAGCCTCAGCTGGCCGAAAGAGGCATCTATCACCAAAGCAAAGCAACCCAGTCACTGGCCAGGCTCTTGCCTCATGTGGACAAATCAAATGCCGACATTGCCCTTGTCAGCAGTCTGCTACTCTGCATGACAGAACTGTTTGATGGCACCAGCGAGGGGTGGCAGCTCCATCTAAAAGGGGCCAAGAGGCTGCTGACGGCATTGATGAACCAGCAACAGGGAGATCGCATCCATGGCCACAACAAGTTTCTCGTGCGGCTTGCTCGATTTCTCGACTCTGCCGCTACTACATCAACGTGCAAGCCCCCGCTTATGGGCGAGGATGCACACGAAGCGGCCACGCTGGATCGTTTAACATCTGCTCCCGACGAGGAAGATTCTGCCATTTATGGCATTCCAAAAGAACTATTCCACCTGGTTGACGTAGTCAATGCACTTGCTGACAAGCGGAAAACTCGCGTTGACCGCGCTTCAGAAGCCATCTTTCGCAAGGAAGCCACACAAATCGAAGAGCGTATCAACCACTGGTCTTATGAATATGGCGGCCTATCACGCGCGGCTTGGACCATTAACCTGGCCAATGATGATGTGCTCCACGCAACAATGGCTTACGAATATGCCATCAGGCTTCGCCTTCACCAGATTGTTGAGGGGTACGAGGTCAACGATCCCAGAGTCATTACTAACGTTGAGGGAATCCTGGAGTCGGTGCAAAAGATTCGCTACGGTAGTGCCTTGGAACCTTGCCTCATGTACCCCCTAGTTATGGCCGGGGGTGCATGTTGGACTATGGAGCAGCGCGTTGTCATCCAAGACCGCCTCCTCGTCATGGAGCGCACCTGCGGCTTTGGATACATTTACAATGCGCGGGAGCTGGTAGAACGCGTCTGGAAGATGAGAGATGAGACCGATGGCACCGGTACTATTGTCAACTGGGCACGGATTCGATACGAGGAGATGCATGGCCTAGCTGTATTCTAA